A stretch of bacterium DNA encodes these proteins:
- a CDS encoding M4 family metallopeptidase has translation MARFSTLLILVLISTAMLSSTLHAQHRKAETVAVHSSAGNVTIDRVSALGARYGDWKESNRVLRTAPELWNVAGLDIDQILAYGEHRGIVPGFRVSWDDRYGIPLAMSGSVLQHSMGTFNADAALHDRTAQIFFQKFASLLKLEPEAAGFVLSSVLHTENGRTHLRYRQEIEGIPVWGGEVVCGFTPLGDLDYFTGRYAPSSLHTEEAFLQGSDNALQSARSWLAARGVHDELEAGKYAVSAYSGPTTTRNYLMEAETLRPVWVVEMRTDALARWRIFVDARDGSVVRGYNYTCADGPEKATAKDLAGNDVTIDTYLHQGNYYMIDASRTMFNAGASVFPNSPAGAIVTLNANNSDLVNITQFQSSNNSWGDASSVSAHSNLGVVYEYYLSTHSRNSIDGKGGTIYAIVNVTDGGQSMENAYWNGQFMAFGNGGTVFDPIARALDVTAHELTHGVTEHTAGLEYLNQSGALNEAISDIFAAMVDRDDWLIGEEVTRTSSQFPNGALRDMQDPHNGGTQGIAAWQPKHMNEFVTLPENVDNGGVHINSGIINHAAYLLSEAIGRDKAEHIFYDALSTKLTRQSQFIDFRLSIIRSAQELYTQTEADACASACDQVGITDGNPTGDPTDYPPVDGIDRMLFVNTDPFLPAPLWIVTPPGGPNDFSSVSFTEVWSRPSITDDGTVAVFVDTDYNVRAIALDGPPNEQVIDNSEVWNSIAISKDENLLAVTTVLLNPEVYILDISGATPVAQSFDVYTPNYSGESVPNVAKFPDALDFSLDSRTLLFDTYNEIEYNGQALGFWDINVMDVWDMEADNFGTGRIDRIFPQDPDVNIGNAIYSRTKPTVIAFDVQYPGESEAYVVAMDLLEGKPVTVAQASFGTNGYPTYNGDDSMISFVGLSQDINVIYNVAMEVDGITPAGDPQGFVLAGTAPVWFRTGQRPVAVEATRAALPDRPVLGQNYPNPFNPSTSIPLQLARSMHARVSVHDMLGREVRILADEVFPAGTHVLRWNGRDNAGMTLPGGVYFVRLSAGETTTTKQMLYLK, from the coding sequence ATGGCACGCTTTTCGACACTCTTGATTCTCGTTCTCATCTCAACTGCGATGCTGTCCTCAACACTGCATGCGCAGCATCGGAAAGCTGAAACCGTGGCGGTGCACAGCAGCGCAGGTAATGTCACCATTGATCGCGTGTCCGCGCTCGGTGCGCGCTATGGCGACTGGAAAGAATCGAACCGCGTCCTGCGCACGGCGCCTGAGCTGTGGAATGTCGCAGGGCTCGATATCGACCAGATACTCGCCTATGGAGAGCATCGCGGCATCGTTCCCGGTTTCCGCGTTTCATGGGATGATCGCTATGGCATCCCCCTCGCCATGAGCGGCTCCGTGCTGCAGCACTCCATGGGGACTTTCAACGCCGATGCCGCACTGCATGACAGAACCGCACAGATATTCTTCCAAAAATTTGCTTCGCTTCTGAAACTGGAACCGGAGGCTGCAGGATTTGTCCTCAGCTCCGTCCTGCACACAGAAAACGGACGCACCCACCTGCGCTACCGTCAGGAAATTGAGGGCATCCCCGTCTGGGGCGGCGAGGTGGTCTGCGGATTTACTCCTCTGGGTGACCTCGATTATTTCACGGGGCGCTACGCGCCGTCCTCCCTGCATACCGAAGAAGCGTTTCTCCAGGGCAGCGACAACGCACTGCAATCCGCCCGCAGCTGGCTCGCGGCTCGCGGAGTGCATGATGAGCTTGAGGCGGGGAAATATGCAGTTTCTGCATATTCTGGTCCGACCACCACCCGAAATTACCTCATGGAAGCCGAAACGCTGCGTCCCGTCTGGGTCGTGGAAATGCGTACGGATGCGCTTGCACGCTGGCGCATTTTCGTCGACGCGCGCGACGGCAGCGTCGTACGCGGGTACAACTACACCTGCGCAGACGGTCCCGAGAAGGCGACGGCAAAAGACCTGGCGGGGAATGACGTAACCATCGACACGTACCTGCACCAGGGAAATTATTACATGATCGATGCGTCGCGTACGATGTTCAATGCCGGTGCGTCTGTATTTCCGAATTCTCCGGCTGGCGCCATTGTCACGCTCAACGCCAATAACAGCGACCTCGTCAACATTACGCAGTTCCAGTCGAGCAATAATAGCTGGGGCGACGCTTCGAGTGTCTCCGCGCATTCCAACCTTGGCGTTGTCTACGAATACTACCTCTCCACCCACAGCCGTAACTCCATCGACGGCAAGGGCGGGACGATCTACGCCATCGTCAATGTCACCGACGGCGGTCAGTCGATGGAGAACGCATACTGGAACGGACAGTTCATGGCCTTTGGTAACGGGGGCACGGTGTTCGATCCCATCGCCCGCGCACTCGACGTCACCGCGCATGAGCTGACGCATGGCGTCACCGAGCACACGGCGGGACTCGAGTATCTCAATCAGTCCGGCGCACTCAACGAAGCGATCAGCGATATCTTTGCGGCCATGGTCGATCGTGACGACTGGCTGATCGGCGAGGAAGTCACACGCACGAGTTCGCAGTTTCCCAATGGTGCGCTGCGCGATATGCAGGATCCGCATAATGGCGGAACGCAGGGCATCGCTGCATGGCAGCCAAAGCATATGAATGAGTTCGTCACACTCCCGGAAAATGTGGACAACGGCGGTGTACATATCAACAGCGGCATCATCAATCACGCAGCCTATCTGCTCAGCGAAGCGATCGGCCGCGACAAGGCGGAACACATTTTTTACGATGCGCTCTCCACAAAGCTGACCAGGCAATCGCAATTCATCGACTTCCGCCTCTCCATCATCCGCTCCGCGCAGGAGTTGTACACGCAGACGGAAGCGGACGCCTGCGCGAGCGCCTGCGACCAGGTGGGCATCACCGATGGGAATCCCACCGGTGATCCGACGGACTATCCTCCCGTTGATGGTATCGATCGCATGCTCTTTGTCAACACCGATCCTTTCCTCCCGGCACCGCTCTGGATCGTGACACCGCCGGGCGGACCGAATGATTTTTCCTCTGTTTCCTTTACAGAAGTGTGGAGCCGTCCGAGCATCACCGACGATGGCACGGTGGCCGTGTTCGTGGACACCGATTACAACGTTCGTGCCATTGCGCTCGACGGTCCGCCGAACGAGCAGGTCATCGACAACTCCGAAGTGTGGAACAGTATTGCGATAAGCAAGGATGAGAATCTTCTGGCCGTGACCACAGTGCTTCTGAATCCCGAGGTTTACATCCTCGACATTTCCGGCGCAACCCCTGTCGCACAATCCTTCGACGTGTACACCCCGAACTACAGCGGCGAATCCGTCCCCAACGTCGCAAAATTCCCCGACGCGCTCGACTTCAGTCTCGACAGCCGTACCCTCCTCTTCGATACCTACAATGAGATCGAGTACAACGGTCAGGCTCTCGGCTTCTGGGATATCAACGTCATGGATGTGTGGGACATGGAAGCGGATAATTTCGGGACGGGACGCATAGACCGCATCTTCCCGCAGGATCCCGATGTCAACATCGGCAACGCCATTTACTCGCGCACGAAGCCAACAGTCATCGCATTCGACGTGCAGTACCCCGGCGAATCCGAAGCGTACGTCGTCGCGATGGATCTCCTCGAAGGCAAGCCCGTCACTGTCGCACAGGCGTCCTTCGGCACCAACGGGTATCCGACCTATAACGGTGATGACAGCATGATTTCCTTCGTCGGTCTGTCTCAGGACATCAACGTGATTTACAACGTGGCGATGGAAGTAGACGGTATCACGCCTGCGGGCGACCCGCAGGGCTTCGTCCTCGCCGGTACGGCACCGGTCTGGTTCCGCACCGGTCAGCGTCCCGTTGCCGTCGAAGCCACACGGGCCGCTCTGCCCGACCGGCCTGTGCTGGGACAGAATTACCCGAATCCATTCAATCCCTCGACAAGCATTCCCCTGCAGCTTGCACGCAGCATGCATGCGCGCGTCAGCGTGCACGATATGCTGGGACGTGAAGTTCGCATCCTTGCCGACGAAGTGTTCCCGGCAGGAACACATGTACTGCGCTGGAACGGCCGGGATAATGCAGGGATGACGCTGCCCGGCGGCGTGTACTTCGTACGTCTCAGTGCCGGCGAAACAACGACAACCAAACAGATGCTGTATCTCAAGTAA
- a CDS encoding TonB-dependent receptor — protein MIVPLLLLLLFSTSLAQAQKATIKGTIKDSRTGETLIGVNVLVKGTYYGAATDVNGKYVIRDMNPGEYTLVISLIGYKKIQQTGVDVAEGQTKTLDFEMEETILTMDEAVVIIGEKPLMDIEETASSRTVTAEDIEVAVIENVTDVVAQQTGVVKSDEGIHIRGGRAYENAFLLDGISVQDPLAGTGFGLQLSAASIQELEVITGGFNAEYGQATSGVVNVTTKDATDRYTFYLSHKRDNLGFNSDSRSNWNTDISELSLGGPEPLTSFLLPSMGIDLPGTISLFGNMYAGFSDNFTRLTPIIRGGQPTGDYREITAGQLYSSTFGGTRFAPRQDNNWFWLGKITWAFSPTMKLRYSYNQSVSINQNSQSLQTNLEYVEPSPGYQYEFQNILDGANTYTHNTVFHTLSWTHTLNSQSFYELKLSRFYTNLRADANGKDWTQYEEPKDLITFPVEYYNKDTDYVGVIPGDGFWDTGNGFTWHDHYVANYTVKADFTSNLSEQNKFKAGLDVTWGEMQVVDIYKPWLGDLGLNNDIYNVHPAYGAMYAQDNVNFSGMILNFGLRLDWWMPGKFVDDAVANPEVITIPDDVRASYMENTFGLFGRRFKARISPRLGISHPISDNQTLFFSYGHFTKRPRPQFVYAKLNPVSAKSTFQKFGNPDLDPETTVAYELGLRNQFTEDDVLTLTAYYKDIFDYVSTKSAKIPSSRFSGGSFITYINQDYARTRGVEVEYKKRIGRWFRGTASFAYSIATGKSSSPDEGALVQRGDLEESIKENYLIWDRPLQASVSASFYIPPGNDPLGIGLLEDLNFYFRAFFQSGKRYTPELLIGYDPNTGRPVYERDRTNLYGDVGENWFYLDVNIEKHIMLAGLDLGILVEITNILGNENSTIINPVTGRAYEYGDPTPGGYNDPLYPDLQAPLNPYPYNPARYLAPRNIRAGISIKL, from the coding sequence ATGATAGTACCGCTTCTCCTGCTGCTGCTGTTTTCGACGTCGCTGGCGCAGGCGCAGAAGGCGACCATCAAGGGAACGATCAAGGACTCCCGCACCGGTGAAACGCTTATCGGTGTCAACGTGCTCGTCAAGGGTACGTACTACGGTGCGGCGACGGACGTCAACGGGAAGTATGTCATACGCGACATGAATCCCGGAGAGTACACCCTCGTCATCTCGCTGATCGGCTACAAGAAAATTCAGCAGACAGGTGTCGATGTTGCAGAGGGACAGACGAAGACGCTGGATTTTGAAATGGAGGAAACCATCCTCACGATGGATGAAGCCGTGGTGATCATCGGTGAGAAACCGCTGATGGACATTGAGGAAACGGCCAGTTCGCGGACGGTGACCGCCGAGGATATCGAAGTCGCCGTGATTGAAAATGTGACGGACGTCGTGGCACAGCAGACCGGCGTGGTGAAATCCGATGAGGGAATTCACATCCGCGGTGGACGCGCGTATGAGAACGCCTTCCTCCTCGACGGCATTTCCGTACAGGATCCCCTTGCAGGAACCGGCTTTGGCCTGCAGCTCAGCGCCGCTTCCATCCAGGAACTGGAAGTGATCACAGGCGGGTTCAATGCGGAGTACGGGCAGGCCACGTCCGGCGTGGTCAATGTCACCACAAAGGATGCGACCGACCGCTACACGTTTTATCTCTCGCACAAGCGCGACAACCTGGGTTTCAACAGCGACAGCCGTTCGAACTGGAACACCGACATCAGCGAACTGTCGCTCGGCGGACCCGAACCGCTGACGTCCTTTCTCCTCCCTTCGATGGGCATTGACCTCCCCGGCACCATTTCCCTCTTCGGGAACATGTACGCCGGATTCTCCGACAACTTTACCCGGCTCACTCCCATCATTCGCGGCGGTCAGCCCACTGGCGACTACAGGGAAATTACTGCGGGGCAGCTGTATTCGAGCACGTTCGGCGGCACGCGCTTCGCTCCGCGGCAGGACAACAACTGGTTCTGGCTCGGCAAAATCACCTGGGCCTTCTCCCCCACCATGAAGCTGCGGTATTCGTATAACCAGTCCGTCAGCATCAATCAGAATTCCCAGTCCCTGCAGACCAACCTCGAGTACGTCGAACCGAGTCCGGGCTATCAGTATGAATTCCAGAACATCCTCGACGGCGCGAACACCTACACGCACAACACGGTTTTCCACACGCTGAGCTGGACGCATACGCTGAACAGCCAGTCCTTCTACGAACTGAAACTCAGCCGTTTCTATACGAACCTGCGTGCGGATGCGAACGGGAAAGACTGGACGCAGTACGAGGAACCGAAAGACCTGATCACCTTCCCGGTCGAGTACTACAATAAGGACACGGATTATGTCGGTGTGATCCCAGGTGACGGATTCTGGGATACGGGAAACGGCTTCACCTGGCACGATCATTACGTCGCCAATTACACGGTAAAAGCCGATTTCACCAGCAACCTGTCGGAGCAGAACAAGTTCAAGGCAGGACTCGACGTTACCTGGGGTGAAATGCAGGTGGTGGATATTTACAAGCCCTGGCTCGGCGATCTCGGACTCAACAATGACATCTACAATGTTCATCCGGCCTACGGTGCGATGTACGCGCAGGACAACGTCAACTTCAGCGGTATGATCCTGAATTTCGGTCTGCGGCTGGACTGGTGGATGCCCGGTAAATTCGTCGATGACGCGGTGGCCAATCCCGAGGTCATCACCATCCCTGATGACGTACGCGCATCGTATATGGAAAACACCTTCGGATTGTTCGGTCGCCGTTTCAAGGCGCGTATCAGTCCCCGTCTCGGCATATCGCATCCCATCTCCGACAATCAGACACTGTTCTTTTCCTACGGCCACTTCACCAAGCGTCCCCGTCCCCAGTTCGTTTACGCCAAGCTGAACCCCGTCAGTGCGAAATCCACCTTCCAGAAATTCGGCAATCCCGACCTGGATCCGGAAACCACTGTCGCGTACGAGCTCGGCCTGCGCAACCAGTTCACCGAAGACGACGTGCTCACACTGACGGCGTATTACAAGGACATCTTCGATTACGTCAGCACGAAGTCGGCGAAGATCCCGAGTTCGCGCTTTTCCGGCGGTTCTTTCATCACGTATATCAACCAGGATTACGCCCGCACGCGCGGTGTGGAGGTGGAGTACAAGAAACGCATTGGACGCTGGTTCCGCGGCACGGCCAGCTTCGCCTACAGCATCGCAACCGGCAAGAGTTCTTCTCCCGACGAAGGCGCACTCGTGCAGCGCGGTGATCTCGAGGAATCGATCAAGGAAAACTACCTGATCTGGGATCGTCCCCTGCAGGCTTCCGTGAGCGCAAGTTTCTACATTCCCCCCGGCAATGATCCTCTTGGAATCGGACTGCTCGAGGATCTGAATTTCTACTTCCGTGCTTTCTTCCAGAGCGGCAAACGCTACACGCCGGAACTTCTCATTGGCTATGATCCCAATACCGGTCGTCCCGTGTATGAGCGTGATCGCACGAACCTGTACGGAGATGTCGGTGAAAACTGGTTCTATCTCGATGTGAACATCGAGAAGCATATCATGCTGGCAGGACTCGACCTCGGCATCCTTGTGGAAATCACGAACATACTCGGGAATGAGAATTCCACCATCATCAATCCTGTGACGGGACGCGCGTACGAGTACGGCGATCCCACCCCTGGCGGTTATAACGATCCGCTTTACCCGGATCTGCAGGCCCCGCTCAATCCGTATCCTTACAATCCCGCGCGGTATCTTGCTCCGCGCAATATTCGCGCAGGAATTTCCATCAAGCTATGA
- a CDS encoding PorV/PorQ family protein: MTGTKHITLRTLLLVLLLTAVITGSAQAQLIPLLGGQRAGISSLQFLKIGTGARAVGMAESFIAVADDASSLHYNPAGMVQCEGHELMFSHTSWVVDLQHEFVAGIYRLSPGDAVGVSFTSLHTEDMEVRTETQPFGTGRYFTYGDIAIGLSYARQLTSQFSFGATVRYVEETIDVLKTRAVMIDLGTYYWTGLGSTRFSVAVSNFGNNVAPEGTVDLPHGEEVSSFQEFSPPTMFRIGFAFEPVEDDVNRLTASAQLNHPNDNSENLALGFEYAWNELFFVRAGYKLNVDEEGLTAGAGINAPIGFGRGGVDYAYADFGRLGGVHRITVRLGF, encoded by the coding sequence ATGACAGGCACAAAACATATCACGCTGAGAACGCTTCTGCTCGTCCTGCTGCTTACCGCAGTGATAACGGGCAGCGCGCAGGCCCAGCTGATTCCGCTGCTCGGCGGACAGCGTGCGGGCATATCCTCGCTGCAATTCCTGAAAATCGGTACCGGCGCCCGTGCGGTGGGCATGGCGGAATCGTTCATCGCCGTTGCGGACGACGCATCGTCCCTCCATTACAATCCCGCGGGCATGGTGCAGTGTGAAGGACATGAACTGATGTTCTCGCACACCTCCTGGGTGGTGGATTTGCAGCACGAATTCGTCGCAGGTATCTACCGGCTCTCGCCGGGAGATGCTGTTGGTGTTTCCTTCACTTCCCTGCATACCGAAGACATGGAAGTGCGTACGGAAACGCAGCCCTTCGGTACAGGACGGTACTTCACTTACGGTGACATTGCGATCGGGCTCTCCTACGCCCGGCAGCTCACCTCACAGTTCTCGTTCGGCGCCACTGTCCGCTACGTCGAGGAAACCATCGACGTCCTCAAGACGCGTGCCGTGATGATCGATCTCGGAACGTATTACTGGACGGGACTCGGCAGCACGCGATTCTCTGTTGCCGTTTCCAACTTCGGGAACAACGTTGCGCCGGAGGGAACGGTGGATCTCCCGCATGGCGAAGAGGTCTCCTCATTCCAGGAATTCTCACCCCCTACGATGTTCCGCATCGGTTTTGCCTTCGAGCCCGTCGAAGACGACGTAAACCGTCTGACGGCTTCGGCACAGCTCAACCATCCGAACGATAACAGCGAGAACCTTGCGCTCGGGTTCGAGTACGCCTGGAACGAACTGTTCTTCGTCCGTGCCGGCTACAAGCTCAATGTTGACGAAGAGGGACTCACCGCAGGCGCGGGCATCAACGCTCCCATCGGTTTCGGCCGGGGCGGAGTGGATTACGCCTACGCGGACTTCGGCCGTCTTGGCGGCGTGCATCGCATCACTGTACGACTGGGATTCTGA
- a CDS encoding T9SS type A sorting domain-containing protein yields MRMLRPFMFLSALLVIFAMTAQAQITSDTLTIQQIQQQPEDSLNAGITDSPHVGDTVTVEGVVIAAPRISQGGPPTFALGNAFTMYIMDPNGGPWSGLNVRASDSLAADAILFTVADTGFVVRFTGVVTQYYTTTQFEVGVGSDWNADVSLEILDDMGHRPDPTTITLGDLVDGGPQDDIPLGQQWEGAYVNINNVKVGSVNQNTSTGRYTWTILDGAGNSIGVYDQSVYFRGGSQGFDPNWAPPAPGTTISSIRGVISSSSQGIVIAPIYPGDMQLGSFPPIVSDLTRDIAIPTTSDAVEISCMVEDSNEDGSITDVTLVYGLYENDDNVEVDRLTMSYDDGTMMATASIPAQADGAIVWYYIEATDNDNETVVFPGDIINGRPFYIVRDGDLRIRDIQYTPYADGRSGAIAGEVSIRGTVVGGADDLGMVFIQDDSAPWSGLMVRGDESVRNLVTGQDVTVTGTVDEYYDVTAVVDASLTTDHGTATVPDAIELETGTFESDVVTNGNTDAEQWEGMLTVFKNLEVTSDNADDPAGNYGEILVNDGTGDMRADDIGTWSDTYTNDSTETGKTYLGPGKTIASLTGVSYYSFGNYKLEPRGEDDVEGIGTAEHPPVITDLKRNVAIPTSSDAVTVTCKVEDSNAGGTISKVEVVYGMAETESGRVELSYDESTTIATGSIPAMADGDVVWYYIEATDNDSEMATYPEVVTGTLPFFIVRDGNIRIWDIRYTPYEDGVPGCTGFENITTRGTLVAGPNIGNYFLQGAESEWSGIQIYSSTLKDEGLALGDDITVTGKVGVRYGVVQLSDVTIDENHGNVALPDPIMLSTGMFETAVTPDGDMDAEPYEGMLVGFEDLTVTSDNADAPNGNYGEFLVDDGSGEMRVDDLGTWDDVYTTDSTDTGLIYLKPGTYITGLTGLMYFAFDNFKLEPRSEDDFVDVITSLEHIPTMPNAITLQANYPNPFSAAAGTTIRFDIPQAGQASLKVYDLAGRLVATVVDGSLEAGSYTARFAAENMTPGMYLYRLTVNGISRTERMIVTR; encoded by the coding sequence ATGAGAATGCTAAGACCGTTCATGTTTCTTTCTGCACTGCTCGTCATCTTCGCGATGACCGCCCAGGCGCAGATCACGTCAGATACGCTGACCATTCAGCAGATTCAGCAGCAGCCTGAAGACTCCCTGAACGCCGGCATCACCGACTCTCCCCACGTGGGCGACACCGTCACCGTCGAGGGTGTGGTCATCGCCGCACCGCGCATCAGTCAGGGTGGTCCCCCGACCTTCGCGCTCGGCAATGCGTTCACCATGTACATCATGGATCCCAACGGCGGTCCCTGGAGTGGGCTCAACGTCCGCGCCTCCGATTCCCTGGCCGCGGATGCCATTCTCTTCACCGTCGCCGATACGGGCTTCGTCGTGCGCTTCACCGGTGTTGTGACGCAGTATTACACGACCACGCAGTTCGAAGTCGGCGTCGGCAGCGACTGGAACGCTGACGTTTCCCTTGAAATCCTCGACGATATGGGACACCGTCCCGATCCCACCACGATCACGCTCGGTGATCTCGTCGACGGCGGTCCCCAGGACGACATTCCCCTCGGACAGCAGTGGGAAGGCGCCTACGTCAATATCAACAATGTCAAAGTCGGTTCCGTGAATCAGAACACCTCGACGGGACGTTACACCTGGACCATTCTCGATGGCGCTGGCAACAGCATTGGCGTTTACGATCAGAGTGTGTATTTCCGTGGCGGCTCCCAGGGCTTCGATCCGAACTGGGCTCCCCCCGCACCGGGTACGACCATCAGCTCGATTCGCGGTGTCATCTCGAGTTCGAGCCAGGGCATCGTCATCGCCCCGATTTATCCCGGCGACATGCAGCTCGGTTCCTTCCCGCCGATCGTCAGCGATCTCACGCGGGATATCGCCATTCCGACGACCTCCGACGCCGTGGAAATCAGCTGCATGGTTGAAGACAGCAATGAAGACGGCTCCATCACCGATGTCACCCTCGTGTACGGCCTCTACGAGAATGACGACAATGTGGAAGTCGACCGCCTGACCATGAGCTACGATGACGGCACGATGATGGCCACCGCGAGCATCCCGGCACAGGCCGACGGCGCGATCGTCTGGTATTACATCGAAGCGACGGACAACGATAACGAAACCGTGGTCTTCCCCGGCGACATCATCAACGGACGTCCCTTCTACATCGTGCGCGACGGCGACCTTCGCATTCGCGACATTCAGTACACCCCGTACGCAGACGGACGCTCGGGTGCCATTGCAGGCGAAGTGAGCATTCGTGGAACCGTGGTTGGCGGTGCTGATGATCTCGGCATGGTCTTCATCCAGGACGACAGCGCTCCGTGGAGCGGACTGATGGTGCGCGGCGACGAAAGCGTGCGCAATCTCGTGACCGGACAGGATGTGACCGTCACAGGTACCGTCGACGAGTACTACGACGTTACCGCGGTGGTGGACGCTTCGCTGACCACCGATCACGGAACGGCGACCGTTCCCGATGCGATTGAACTCGAAACAGGCACCTTTGAAAGTGATGTCGTCACCAATGGCAATACAGACGCCGAGCAGTGGGAAGGCATGCTCACGGTCTTCAAGAATCTTGAAGTGACGAGCGACAATGCTGACGATCCCGCCGGCAACTACGGTGAAATCCTCGTCAATGATGGTACCGGCGACATGCGCGCCGATGACATCGGCACCTGGAGCGACACCTACACCAACGATTCGACGGAAACCGGCAAGACCTATCTCGGTCCCGGAAAAACCATCGCCTCCCTCACCGGCGTGAGCTACTATTCCTTCGGCAACTACAAGCTGGAGCCGCGTGGCGAGGATGATGTCGAGGGTATCGGCACTGCCGAACATCCCCCTGTCATCACGGATCTCAAGCGCAACGTCGCCATTCCGACCTCCTCCGATGCCGTCACCGTGACATGCAAGGTCGAAGACAGCAATGCCGGCGGTACCATCAGCAAGGTGGAAGTTGTTTACGGCATGGCCGAAACCGAGAGCGGTCGCGTCGAGCTGAGCTACGACGAAAGCACAACGATTGCGACCGGCAGCATTCCCGCAATGGCTGACGGCGACGTGGTGTGGTACTATATCGAAGCCACCGACAACGACAGCGAGATGGCCACCTATCCTGAGGTCGTTACCGGCACCCTTCCCTTCTTCATCGTGCGCGACGGCAACATCCGCATCTGGGACATCCGCTACACGCCGTATGAGGACGGTGTACCGGGCTGCACAGGCTTCGAGAATATCACCACCCGTGGTACGCTCGTCGCCGGTCCCAACATTGGCAACTACTTCCTCCAGGGTGCGGAAAGCGAATGGAGCGGAATTCAGATCTATTCCAGTACGCTGAAGGATGAAGGACTCGCACTTGGCGACGACATCACTGTCACCGGTAAGGTCGGCGTGCGTTACGGTGTCGTGCAGCTCAGCGATGTGACCATCGACGAAAACCACGGAAACGTGGCACTGCCCGATCCGATCATGCTGTCGACTGGCATGTTTGAAACCGCAGTTACGCCGGATGGCGACATGGATGCCGAACCGTACGAAGGCATGCTCGTCGGCTTTGAAGATTTGACCGTGACCTCCGACAACGCCGATGCCCCCAATGGCAACTACGGTGAATTCCTGGTCGACGACGGCAGCGGCGAAATGCGCGTTGACGATCTCGGGACGTGGGATGACGTGTACACCACCGATTCCACCGACACCGGACTCATCTATCTCAAGCCCGGCACCTACATCACCGGTCTTACCGGACTGATGTATTTCGCGTTTGACAACTTCAAACTCGAACCGCGCAGCGAAGATGATTTCGTCGACGTCATCACGTCGCTCGAGCACATCCCGACCATGCCGAATGCAATCACGCTGCAGGCCAACTACCCCAATCCGTTCAGCGCAGCGGCTGGTACCACCATCCGCTTCGACATTCCGCAGGCAGGACAGGCCAGCCTCAAGGTCTATGACCTCGCAGGCCGCCTGGTCGCAACCGTGGTGGACGGCAGCCTCGAAGCCGGCAGCTATACCGCCCGCTTCGCGGCAGAGAACATGACCCCGGGCATGTACCTCTATCGCCTGACGGTCAACGGCATCAGCCGCACCGAACGCATGATTGTCACCCGTTAA